The window TCACCGCGGTGACCTTCGCCGACGCCGCGGCGGTGCGCAGGCTCGCGCAACGGCTGGCCGCCGTCGCGGGGCGGCGCCTCGACGACGCCCGGCCCTGGGTGGATGCCCGGATGCCGGACGGCACCCGACTGCACGCCGTGCTGCCTCCCGTGGCCGTCGGATCCGCCTGCCTGTCCCTGCGGGTCGTGCGGCCGAAGGCGTTCACCTTGGACGAGTTGGTGGCCGCGGGGACCCTGCCGCCGGGCGGGCACGAACTGCTCCGGGCGATGGTCGAGGCCCGGCTCTCGTTCCTCGTGTCCGGAGGCACCGGGACGGGCAAGACCACCCTGCTGAGTGCCCTGTTGGGACTGGTCGGGCCGGGCGAGCGGATCGTACTGGCCGAGGACTCGGCCGAGTTGCGCCCCGACCATCCGCACGTGGTGCGGCTGGAGACCCGGCCCGCCAATCAGGAGGGAGCGGGCCTCGTCACCCTCGCGGACCTGGTCCGGCAGGCGTTGAGGATGCGTCCCGATCGGCTGGTGGTCGGAGAGGTGCGGGGTCCGGAGGTGGCGGACCTGCTGGCCGCTCTCAACACGGGCCACGAAGGCGGCTGCGGCACGGTGCACGCGAACGCGGCGGCCCATGTCCCGGCGCGGTTGGAGGCGCTCGGTACGGCCGCGGGGCTCGATCGTGCGGCTTTGCACAGTCAGTTGGCGGCCGCGCTGACCCTGGTGGTCCACCTGGTCCGGGACCGGGCCGGGCGGCGGCGGGTGGCCGAGGTGCACGTCCTCGAACGGGACCCGGCCGGTCTGGTGGTGACGGTGCCCGCGTTGCTCTGGTCCGCGCGGGGGTTCGTACGGGAGAGGGGCTGGGCCCGGCTCGGTCCGCTGCTGGGGGTCCCCCGATGAGCGCCGGGACGGTCGAGGTGGGGGGCTCGTTGCCGGTGTTCGCCGGTGTGCTGTGCGCCGGCGCGGCCGCCTGGATGTCGGCCGGAGGCGATCGGGTGGCCCGGCGGGCCCGGTTGTTGCCGGTCGGGTGCGCCCCGGTGGTGCCGGTCGGGCCGGCGCGTCGGGAGCGGCTGCTGATCGCGGTGCGGGTGCGGGCCGCGCGATGGCGGGAGTGGTCCGGCGTCGGGGTCGGGGTGTTGGTGGCCCTGCTCGGCGGTTCCGTGATCCCGCTGGTGCTGGGGGCGGCCTCGGTGCCGCTGGTGCGGAAGTGGCTGAGAGGCCGGGACCGCGAACGTGCCCGGGGCGCGCGGGCCGGTGACGTGGTGGCGTTGTGCGGGGTCACCGTGGGGGAACTGAGGGCGGGTGCGCAGCCCGGCCAGGCGCTGGGCGCGGCGCTGAGACGTACGGCATCGGGTTCCGGTGGCCTGGGCGCGGGGGAGGCCGGGGTGCTGGCCGCCGCGGCGTTCGGCGGTGACGTCGCCGGGGCACTGCGCGAGGCGTCGCGGGAGCCGGGCGCGGAAGGGCTGGCCGGGATGGCGGCCTGCTGGCGGGTCTCCGTGGACGGGGGCGCCGGCCTGGCCGCGGGCCTGGACCGACTGGAAGGGGCGTTGCGAGCGGAACGGGACCGGGAGGAGTCACTGCGGGCCCAGTTGGCCGGAGCCCGCTCGACGGCGGTGGTGCTGGCGCTGTTGCCCCTGGTGGGGCTGGTGATCGGTACCGGCCTTGGGGCCGACCCGCTCGCGGTGCTGCTGCACACCCCGATGGGGTGGGGCTGCCTGGTGGCGGGGGCGGTACTGGAGGCGCTGGGGATGTTGTGGTGCCGGCGGATCGTACGGGCGGGGGAGCGATGACGGACGCGGTGTGGGTCCACAGGCTGGGGATGGCCTCGTGCCTCGCGGTGGCGGTGCTGTGCGTGGCATCGGCGATCGCGTCAGGAGTTCGGCGACGGGCGGCCCGCCGGCGGATCGGGTCACTGCTGAGGGTGCGAGCGGCTCGCCGTGGGCCGCTGGTCGGGCCCCGAACACGGGCTCGCGTCGTCATATGGGCGTGGCCGGCCGGCGCTCTGGTGGCGGGCTGGGTGCTGGTCGCAGGCGTCACCGGGGTCCTGGTCGGGTGCGGGGCGGCGTACGGGGTGTGGCGCCTGCGGTCGAGGGCCGGACCGCCGGTCGAAGTGGACCCCCGCGAGGTGGGGCGCCAATTGCCCTTTGCCGCCGATCTGTTGGCGGCCTGCCTCGCGGCCGGCGCCGGTCCGGTGGAGGCGGCCGAGGTGGTCGGGGAGTCGCTCGGCGGACCCGTGGGGGAGCGGCTTGCGCTGGCCGGCGCGGAGCTGCGGCTCGGCGGCGAACCGGGCACGGGGTGGGGGAGGTTGGCGACGATCCCGGGCGCCCGGGAACTGGCGGAGTGCCTGGAACGGGCCGCCCGCACGGGAGCACCGGCCGCCGAGCCTGTCTCCCGCCTGGCGTCGGCCCTCAGGGCGGACCGGGCCCGACAGGCCACGACCCGGGCACAGCGGGCCGCCGTACTCGTCACCGCACCCGTGGGGCTGTGTTTCCTCCCCGCATTTCTTGTGGTGGGAGTGGCTCCAGTGGTGATTGGGATGGCTTCCGGTCTTCTCTCCGGCACTTGAAATCAAAACCTGAAATCACATCAAGAGCGAAATCAAACAGGAGGTTGTCATGAGGATCATCTGGTTTCGAGTGCGGTCCGCGCTCAGTGGCCGCGGTCGCGATGCGGGGATGTCCACTTCGGAATACGCCATGGGCACGATCGCGGCGTGTGCGTTCGCTGCCGTTCTGTACAAGGTGGTCACGAGCGACGTGGTGTCGACGGCTCTCCAGTCGACCATCGGGAAGGCGCTCGATGTGCCGTTCTGAGGAAAATCCGGGCGGAAAGGGCGACCGCGGATATGTGACGGCGGAAGCGGCCCTGGTGATCCCTGCGCTGGTCCTGTTCGCGGCACTGCTGGTGTGGGCGCTGATGGCGGCGGCCGCGCAGATCCGGTGCGTGGACGCGGCCCGGGCGGGTGCTCGGGCCGCAGCCCGCTCGGAGCCGGCGGAGGTCGTGGTGGCGGCGGCCGGGGCCGCCGCCCCGCGGGGAGCGGAGGTCCGGGTGGAGCGGGAGGGGGACCTGTGGAGGGTTCGGGTGGCGGCGCCCGCGCCCGGGCCGGGCGGGCTGCCGGTACGGCTCGGCGCCCAGGCGGTGGCCTTGGCGGAGGACAGCGTGGGGCCGCCGCCGTGAGCCGGGACCGGGGCTCCGCCACCGTGTGGGCGGCGTTGGTGACGACGGTGCTGGGGGCGGTGTTCGGGGGTGTACTGCTGCTCGGTCAGGCCGTTGTGGCGCGGCACCGGGCGGCGGCGGCCGCTGACCTGGCGGCCCTCGCCGCGGCGGCGACCTGGGCGCACGGCCCCGAGGCCGCCTGCGCGACGGCGGTGCGGGTGGCGCGGGCCCAGGGCGCGACCCTGACCGTCTGCGACGTCCAAGGTGAGGTCGCCGAGGTCGTGGCCCGTGCCCCGACCGGCCCCTTCGCCCCCGCGCTCGCGTCGAGGGCAGGCCCGCCGCTCCCGCCCTCCCCGCCCACGGGGCCGGCAGGCCCGTGAGCCTTGGACGGCGTGACGGTCCTGCCGGACAGCGCAGCGGCGGTTGCCGGGGCCGCTGTACGACTTTGTCTCGGGCAGCGGGTCGGGCTTTGCGGGCCGCGGGGGAGGCTCTGAGGCGGCGGGTCGGGGCCGTGCGTGACCCGTTCGGCCCATCGGCTCCCGTCGGATTTCCGGGGCGAGGGGGACGGTCGGGCGGAGACGGCCTCGACGGGGCGTGTGCCGGTTCAGCTTTCCGGGGCGTCGGAGAGCAGGCGGGTGAGCAGACGGACGGCGCCGCGTTTGTGGAGGGGGTCGTTGCCGTTGCCGCACTTGGGCGACTGGATGCAGGAGGGGCAGCCCGCCTCGCACTCGCAGGCCGTGATGGCGTCGCGGGTGGCCGTCAGCCACGCCCGGGCCGTGTGGAAGGCGCGTTCCGCGAATCCGGCGCCGCCGGGGTGGCCGTCGTAGACGAACACCGTGGGCAGCAGGGTGTCGGGGTGCAGGGGGACGGACACCCCGCCGATGTCCCAGCGGTCGCAGGTGGCGAACAGCGGGAGCAGGCCGATCGAGGCGTGCTCGGCGGCGTGCAGGGCGCCGCCGAGGATCTCCGGGTTGATCCGGGCCTCGTCGAGCTGGTCCTCGGTGACCGTCCACCACACGGCCCGGGTGCGCAGGGTGCGCGGCGGCAGGTCCAGCTTGGCCTCGCCGAGCACCTCGCCGGAGATCAGCTTGCGCCGCAGGTAGGACACGACCTGGTTGGTGACCTCGACGGAGCCGAAGCAGAGCCTGCCCTGGCCCCACGGGATCTCGCTCTCGGTCTCCAGCACCGCGATGGACGTGGTGTCGCGGGCGGTGGTGGAGAACGGCGGATCGGCCTGCTCCACCAGGGCGACCGAGTCCTCCAGGTCGAGGTGTTTCACCAGGTAGGTGCGGCCCTGGTGGAGATGGACGGCCCCGTCGTGGACGGCGGTGTGGGAGGCCGACTCGTCGACGGTGCCGAGCAGCCGGCCGGTGGCCGCCTCCACGATCTGCACGGGACGGCCCCCGCCGCCCCGGATGTCGGTCAGGTCCGAGGCACGTTCCCGTCGGGTCCAGTGCCAGGCCGTGGCCCGGCGGCGCAGCAGCTTCGCCGCCTCCAGCTGCGGGAGGAGACCGACGGCCGCCGGTCCGAAGAGTTCCAGGTCCGCCTCGGTCAGCGGAAGCTCGGCGGCTGCCGCGCACAGGTGCGGGGCGAGTACGTACGGGTTGTCCGGATCCAGCACGGTGGCCTCCACGGGCTGCCGGAACAGCGCCTCGGGGTGGTGGACCAGGTAGGTGTCCAGCGGGTCGTCACGGGCCACCAGGACGGCCAGGGCGCCCTGTCCCGAGCGGCCGGCCCGCCCGGCCTGCTGCCACAGCGAGGCCCGCGTGCCGGGATAGCCGGTGATCAGCACCGCGTCCAGGCCGGAGACGTCCACGCCGAGTTCCAGGGCGGTGGTGGCGGCCAGCCCCAGCAGCTGCCCGGAGTGCAGGGCCCGCTCCAGGGCGCGCCGCTCCTCGGGCAGGTAACCGCCCCGGTACGCGGCCACCCGACGCGGCAACGACCGGTCCACCTCGGCGAGCCGCTCCTGGGCGATCACGGCGATCAGCTCGGCGCCGCGCCGGGACCGCACGAAGGCCACCGTGCGCACCCCCTGCACCACCAGGTCGGTCAGCAGATCGGCGGTCTCGGCGGTGGCGGTACGGCGCACGGGAGCGCCCTTCTCGCCCTTCATGTCGGTCAGCGGGGGCTCCCACAGGGCGAAGACCACCTCGCCGCGCGGGGAGGCGTCGTCGGCGACCTCCACGACCTTCAGGCCGGTCAGCCGGGACGCGGAGGTCGCCGGGTCGCTGGAGGTCGCGGAGGCCAGCAGGAAGACGGGTTCCGAGCCGTAGCGGGCACACAGCCGCCGCAGCCGGCGCAGCACCTGGGCCACGTGGGAGCCGAATACCCCCCGGTAACTGTGGCACTCGTCGATCACCACGTAGCGCAGCGCCTTCAGGAACGAGGACCAGCGCGGATGGGCGGGGAGGATCCCG of the Streptomyces sp. NBC_01426 genome contains:
- a CDS encoding TadA family conjugal transfer-associated ATPase, producing MSALLLDAVRQRLAESGAEPTPARVAAALRAQGRLLGDAEVLGAAAELRSELVGAGPLEALLADPEVTDVLVAAPDRVWVDRGGGLELTAVTFADAAAVRRLAQRLAAVAGRRLDDARPWVDARMPDGTRLHAVLPPVAVGSACLSLRVVRPKAFTLDELVAAGTLPPGGHELLRAMVEARLSFLVSGGTGTGKTTLLSALLGLVGPGERIVLAEDSAELRPDHPHVVRLETRPANQEGAGLVTLADLVRQALRMRPDRLVVGEVRGPEVADLLAALNTGHEGGCGTVHANAAAHVPARLEALGTAAGLDRAALHSQLAAALTLVVHLVRDRAGRRRVAEVHVLERDPAGLVVTVPALLWSARGFVRERGWARLGPLLGVPR
- a CDS encoding type II secretion system F family protein, giving the protein MSAGTVEVGGSLPVFAGVLCAGAAAWMSAGGDRVARRARLLPVGCAPVVPVGPARRERLLIAVRVRAARWREWSGVGVGVLVALLGGSVIPLVLGAASVPLVRKWLRGRDRERARGARAGDVVALCGVTVGELRAGAQPGQALGAALRRTASGSGGLGAGEAGVLAAAAFGGDVAGALREASREPGAEGLAGMAACWRVSVDGGAGLAAGLDRLEGALRAERDREESLRAQLAGARSTAVVLALLPLVGLVIGTGLGADPLAVLLHTPMGWGCLVAGAVLEALGMLWCRRIVRAGER
- a CDS encoding type II secretion system F family protein, with protein sequence MLVAGVTGVLVGCGAAYGVWRLRSRAGPPVEVDPREVGRQLPFAADLLAACLAAGAGPVEAAEVVGESLGGPVGERLALAGAELRLGGEPGTGWGRLATIPGARELAECLERAARTGAPAAEPVSRLASALRADRARQATTRAQRAAVLVTAPVGLCFLPAFLVVGVAPVVIGMASGLLSGT
- a CDS encoding DUF4244 domain-containing protein; its protein translation is MRIIWFRVRSALSGRGRDAGMSTSEYAMGTIAACAFAAVLYKVVTSDVVSTALQSTIGKALDVPF
- a CDS encoding TadE family type IV pilus minor pilin, whose translation is MCRSEENPGGKGDRGYVTAEAALVIPALVLFAALLVWALMAAAAQIRCVDAARAGARAAARSEPAEVVVAAAGAAAPRGAEVRVEREGDLWRVRVAAPAPGPGGLPVRLGAQAVALAEDSVGPPP
- a CDS encoding Rv3654c family TadE-like protein — translated: MSRDRGSATVWAALVTTVLGAVFGGVLLLGQAVVARHRAAAAADLAALAAAATWAHGPEAACATAVRVARAQGATLTVCDVQGEVAEVVARAPTGPFAPALASRAGPPLPPSPPTGPAGP
- a CDS encoding DEAD/DEAH box helicase, whose product is MAFNHLPAGAHDALGPLSRTPVTHSVPMANTHRPGRPTAAADSRPTPSTVLDRLARGPSRAARITHTEHLPPRAGRHAVWPDRIRTDVVAAIQAAGIEHPWEHQAAAAEHALDGTSVVVATGTASGKSLAYLAPVLSALADGAEAPNGRGATALYLAPTKALAADQRRAVRELAGPLGNAIRPAVYDGDTPFEEREWVRQYANYVLTNPDMLHRGILPAHPRWSSFLKALRYVVIDECHSYRGVFGSHVAQVLRRLRRLCARYGSEPVFLLASATSSDPATSASRLTGLKVVEVADDASPRGEVVFALWEPPLTDMKGEKGAPVRRTATAETADLLTDLVVQGVRTVAFVRSRRGAELIAVIAQERLAEVDRSLPRRVAAYRGGYLPEERRALERALHSGQLLGLAATTALELGVDVSGLDAVLITGYPGTRASLWQQAGRAGRSGQGALAVLVARDDPLDTYLVHHPEALFRQPVEATVLDPDNPYVLAPHLCAAAAELPLTEADLELFGPAAVGLLPQLEAAKLLRRRATAWHWTRRERASDLTDIRGGGGRPVQIVEAATGRLLGTVDESASHTAVHDGAVHLHQGRTYLVKHLDLEDSVALVEQADPPFSTTARDTTSIAVLETESEIPWGQGRLCFGSVEVTNQVVSYLRRKLISGEVLGEAKLDLPPRTLRTRAVWWTVTEDQLDEARINPEILGGALHAAEHASIGLLPLFATCDRWDIGGVSVPLHPDTLLPTVFVYDGHPGGAGFAERAFHTARAWLTATRDAITACECEAGCPSCIQSPKCGNGNDPLHKRGAVRLLTRLLSDAPES